One window from the genome of [Clostridium] celerecrescens 18A encodes:
- a CDS encoding LysM peptidoglycan-binding domain-containing protein, which produces MGELYNPFPKLPKNIRQIGERDQIVKLYMEDYVNTYLKRLYPAGGQELRVGLLLGGMEFNDGTPYIFIDGALEMEDVTEAGGRVVFSELSWKRAYRNMEQLFPKRSIQGWFLCGRPGDDLSPINYWKQHIQYFGGPNRLMYLSSGAEGDETVYITSEDGFYRLKGYSIYYERNQMMQDYMVLRKDVKRIETDTNDKVIEEFRKRMDEHKVEVTDRHQTVGLLRGMCMAMSIVILAGGIVMFNNYERMRSMESVIASAIPAKAEQILIGKKGTEKGSNGESKVVVEEAEGGVYPTTAVSKETMSETMPEQSQAETMAESKAAETMPQETPAATQAATQAATQPAVQETEASAKATPRVHVVQEGETLYGICIAEYHTVNKLKEICELNGLDDENKIVAGQKLLLP; this is translated from the coding sequence ATGGGTGAATTATATAATCCGTTCCCGAAGCTGCCGAAGAATATAAGGCAGATCGGGGAAAGGGATCAGATTGTAAAATTGTATATGGAAGATTATGTAAATACGTATTTGAAACGTCTGTATCCTGCGGGTGGACAAGAACTCCGGGTTGGTCTTCTGTTAGGCGGCATGGAATTTAATGACGGAACGCCATATATCTTCATTGACGGAGCTTTGGAAATGGAGGATGTGACGGAGGCCGGAGGCCGGGTAGTGTTTTCAGAGCTGTCCTGGAAAAGGGCCTATCGGAATATGGAGCAGCTTTTTCCAAAGCGGTCCATACAGGGCTGGTTTTTGTGCGGCAGGCCGGGAGATGATCTAAGTCCTATCAATTATTGGAAACAGCATATTCAATATTTTGGGGGACCCAACAGGCTGATGTATTTAAGCAGTGGAGCTGAGGGCGACGAAACAGTTTACATAACTTCGGAGGACGGATTTTACAGGCTTAAAGGATACAGCATTTATTATGAGCGTAATCAGATGATGCAGGACTATATGGTGCTGCGAAAGGATGTAAAACGTATCGAAACCGATACAAATGATAAGGTAATCGAAGAATTCCGCAAGCGGATGGACGAGCATAAGGTGGAAGTTACGGACCGGCATCAGACGGTAGGGCTTCTCCGGGGCATGTGTATGGCCATGTCAATCGTCATATTAGCTGGCGGAATTGTTATGTTTAACAACTATGAACGGATGCGGAGTATGGAAAGTGTGATCGCATCGGCCATCCCGGCAAAGGCGGAACAGATTTTAATTGGGAAAAAAGGCACGGAAAAAGGAAGTAACGGCGAATCCAAGGTAGTCGTGGAAGAGGCTGAGGGAGGCGTTTATCCTACCACTGCAGTAAGTAAGGAGACCATGTCTGAAACAATGCCGGAACAATCCCAGGCGGAGACCATGGCGGAGAGCAAAGCAGCGGAAACAATGCCCCAGGAGACTCCGGCGGCGACACAGGCGGCGACACAGGCAGCAACTCAGCCAGCCGTTCAGGAAACAGAGGCGTCTGCAAAGGCCACTCCGCGGGTTCATGTAGTACAAGAGGGAGAAACCCTTTACGGCATCTGTATCGCCGAATACCATACGGTAAATAAATTAAAAGAAATCTGTGAGCTTAACGGGCTGGATGATGAAAATAAGATTGTAGCCGGCCAGAAATTACTTCTTCCATAG